One window from the genome of Leptospiraceae bacterium encodes:
- a CDS encoding radical SAM protein yields MYIYPPYYQGVYNNSYVPNYVRFYETRRSEFLERLQLLDEILKNCEVCPHECHVDRNQTFGYCRIGKKVRVSSYFPHFGEEDCLRGWRGSGTIFFTLCNLRCVFCQNYDISQNLDPHSMELEPEQLANIMIYLQEKGVHNINLVSPDHVVPQIIHALYIAIQKGLRIPIVYNSNAYSSLQTLKIIDGLIDIYMPDFKFWDSFLAKRYTKSEDYPDVAKEAIKEMYRQVGDFEQDEYGIAKKGLIVRHLVMPGMVEDSKKILEFLSSISKKIYLNIMSQYRPSNKVIQKPDQYKEINRRITIHEYRQVVEYAHALGFEIIDADL; encoded by the coding sequence ATGTATATCTATCCTCCTTATTATCAAGGGGTATACAACAATTCATATGTGCCTAACTACGTTAGATTTTATGAAACTAGAAGAAGTGAATTTTTAGAAAGGCTTCAATTGTTAGATGAAATCCTAAAAAATTGTGAAGTCTGTCCTCATGAATGTCACGTCGATCGTAACCAAACTTTTGGATATTGTAGAATTGGTAAAAAAGTCAGGGTATCTTCTTATTTTCCTCATTTTGGAGAAGAAGATTGCCTAAGGGGTTGGAGAGGTAGTGGAACCATTTTTTTTACATTGTGTAATTTAAGGTGTGTATTTTGCCAAAATTATGATATAAGTCAAAACTTAGATCCTCACTCAATGGAATTAGAGCCTGAGCAATTAGCTAACATTATGATCTATCTACAAGAAAAAGGAGTTCATAATATCAACCTTGTAAGTCCTGATCATGTTGTTCCTCAGATCATACATGCTCTATATATTGCCATACAAAAGGGTCTGAGAATCCCGATTGTCTACAATTCCAACGCTTATTCATCATTACAAACCTTAAAGATAATTGATGGTTTGATTGATATTTACATGCCAGATTTCAAATTCTGGGATTCTTTTTTAGCAAAAAGATACACAAAAAGCGAAGATTATCCTGATGTTGCAAAAGAAGCCATCAAAGAAATGTATCGTCAAGTCGGGGATTTCGAACAAGATGAATATGGAATAGCAAAAAAAGGTTTGATTGTTCGACACTTGGTGATGCCAGGCATGGTGGAGGATTCCAAAAAAATATTAGAATTTTTAAGTTCCATCTCAAAGAAAATTTATTTAAACATCATGTCTCAATATAGACCATCAAACAAAGTTATCCAAAAACCTGATCAATACAAAGAAATCAACCGTCGTATTACTATCCATGAATACAGACAAGTTGTTGAATATGCTCATGCATTAGGATTCGAAATCATTGATGCTGATCTATAA